AACTTTAAATTTTTCTTATCCATTTGTCCTCCATCAAATTTAATACTATATAAATTTGCTTAAATAAATTATATAGTTATTAAACATTAATGACAATGGCTATATATCCTTGAGAGTTTTAAAAATAGATTTCGATTCGAAATGGTACATCTTTATATACTATTTTAATTTAGAAATCTTCATATATAACTTTTTATATTTTGCTGCCGACAAATTCCAACTATTGTCCTTATTCATTATTCTGATACATAACCTATTCCACGAACCTTTGTGATTGTTAAAAACATCTAAAGAACGTTCTATTGCACTAAAAAAATCCACGGCATCATATTGTTTAAAAGTAAACCCCTCACCATCATCAGTATACTTATTATAATCCTTAACCGTATCCTTAAGTCCTCCAGTAGCCCTAACTACAGGAACTGTTCCATATCTCATTGCAATAAGCTGACCTAAGCCACAAGGTTCAAACTTTGAGGGCATCAAGAATATGTCTGCTCCTGCATAAACCTTCCTAGAAAAACCTTCATCAAACTTTAGAACCGCTCTAAGATTATCATACTTATTTTCAAGATATTTAATATCCTCTTCGTAGTGAGTTTCACCAGTACCCGTTATTATCAGCTGAATATTTTCACTCATTAATTTATTTATAATACCTTCTAAAAGCCCAATCCCTTTCTGATCTGTAAGCCTTGTCACCATACTTATAATAGGAATATTTGCATCTACAACCAGCCCTAATTCCTCTTGTAGCTTTAATTTATTTTTATGTTTATCATCTAAATTATCAGAATTGTAATTAAACCATATATTTTTATCTTCTTTAGGGTTAAACACATCATAGTCTATACCATTTTGTATACCATCTAGTAAGTGCTTCCTGTCCTCTAATATATTGTGCAGACCATACCCTAAATGTTGCTGCCTTATTTCTTTTGAATATGTTTTACTCACTGTAGTAACTCTATCGGCACTTAATATAGCCCACTTCATAAAGGATATTACATCGCCATATTTTAACTTATCCTCAGTAAAATACTCTTTTTCGTCTAATCCCAACATCCAAAGCAAGTCCTTGCCATATATTCCTTGATATAATATGTTGTGTATTGTAAATACTGTTCTAATATTATCGTAAATTGTATTTCCTCGGTAATAAATGTCCTTTAGCGGTATAACTAAAGATGAATGCCAATCATTGCAATGCAATATATCAACTTTAAAATCATCCATATACTTTATACCCTCAAGCACTGCCTTTGAAAAGAAGATGAACCTTTCATGATCATCGTGGTATCCATATGCCTCTGGTCTATAAAAGTAAAATGGATTATCTATAAAATAATATTGAACTCCATCTAATTTTAAAGTAAAAAGATTGCAATCTACAGTTTTCCATCCTATATAAGTTGTATAACGAGCTACTCTTTTCATCTTTCTCTTTATTTTTTTAGAAAACTTATATTTGGGCATTATTACACGTATATCAACATCTATTTGTTTTAAATTTTTTGGCAATGAATATGCAACATCTCCTAATCCACCAGCCTTCATAAAAGGATACGCCTCAGCGGTTACAAATAAAACTCCCATACTCTTGTTCCTCACATATCTTATAATTCCGATACTTACTTTTACTCGTAAAGATGAAACACTTCAATCCGAAATCTATTCCCTCTTTGGATTATGAGAGGAATTTTTAAAAATGCAAACTTAAGTACGAAGTAGTTCATCTATATATACTATATCTTATAATCTATATTTTTTTATACTAAATCTTAGTTATCAATCGATTTTACCTTATTAAAAATCAAAAAGCTTGGATTATTTTTTAATCCAAGCTTTTATATTATAGACACTTTCAGATTACAAAAGACTCTGTTTTTCTAATACTAGAGGGAATTTTTCTGGTCCCCTTAAATCCTGGCCCTTAGGTATATAGGACCCCTTATCTGCTACTATATTCATAAGTTTAGCATTAGGACCTATTATGCAATTTTGAAGTATAATACAATCTTTAACATAAGCACCCTTGTTTATATTAACTCTTCTTGAAATTACACAATTTTCTACATGGCCCTCTATATAGCATCCATTTGATATTATAGAATTTTTCACTTCACTATCTTTAGTATATTTAGTAGGGCTTTCATCCT
This genomic stretch from Clostridium fungisolvens harbors:
- a CDS encoding glycogen synthase, whose protein sequence is MGVLFVTAEAYPFMKAGGLGDVAYSLPKNLKQIDVDIRVIMPKYKFSKKIKRKMKRVARYTTYIGWKTVDCNLFTLKLDGVQYYFIDNPFYFYRPEAYGYHDDHERFIFFSKAVLEGIKYMDDFKVDILHCNDWHSSLVIPLKDIYYRGNTIYDNIRTVFTIHNILYQGIYGKDLLWMLGLDEKEYFTEDKLKYGDVISFMKWAILSADRVTTVSKTYSKEIRQQHLGYGLHNILEDRKHLLDGIQNGIDYDVFNPKEDKNIWFNYNSDNLDDKHKNKLKLQEELGLVVDANIPIISMVTRLTDQKGIGLLEGIINKLMSENIQLIITGTGETHYEEDIKYLENKYDNLRAVLKFDEGFSRKVYAGADIFLMPSKFEPCGLGQLIAMRYGTVPVVRATGGLKDTVKDYNKYTDDGEGFTFKQYDAVDFFSAIERSLDVFNNHKGSWNRLCIRIMNKDNSWNLSAAKYKKLYMKISKLK